The nucleotide sequence AAGACAGGACAGCGCCAGCCGGTGACTGGCGAAATAGGGGCGGGCGATTGTTGTCGGAGCTCTAGCGGCGGGCCACGCGGGGTACGGCAAAACGCCGGCGATTATACGCGAAGGCCCTGGCCGTGCGGCAGGGCTTCGTCGCCTGGCAGATTAGTGGCCGGCGTGGCTAATTCGAATACTCAATTTCGGCACCAGACTTCGCCATACGGCGTTGCCATTTCTCGCCGTAGCTCTGCTACGACTCGGCATGGCGCCTTGTCTGACAAACCCTGGCACTCGAACTTGAATGCACGACTTAACCGTGCAGGCCACTAGCTGCGCAGATGTTGCAGGGGCAGTTCGGTACTGGACATCACGTGGTCGAGGACGAAGCTGGAGCGCACGCTGGACACCCCTTCGATGCGCGTCAGGGTGCCGAGCAGCAGCTTCTGGTAATGGTCCATGTCCGGTACCACCACTTTGAGCTGGTAGTCGGCGTCCATCCCGGTGACCAGGCTGCATTCCAGCACCTCCGGGCATTTGCGGATGACTTCCTGGAAGTGCTCGAAGCGCTCCGGGGTGTGCCGGTCCATGCCAATCAGCACGAACGCGGTGAGGCTCAGGCCGAGCTTCTTGCGGTCGAGTAGGGCGACCTGACGGACGATATAGCCATCGTCCTCGAGTTGCTTGACCCGCCGCGAACAAGGCGACGGCGACAGGCCGATACGTTCGGCCAATTCCTGATTGGAGATCCGCGCATCGCGCTGCAGTTCGGCGAGAATGTTCAGGTCGTAGCGGTCTAGTTTGTTCATGGTTTGCGATCTTTTATTGATTGCTTGCGCCTAAGAATGCATTTGTAGATAAAAATTGCGCAAGTAATAGTTGATTGGACAATTTTCGCAAGCCGCTGCTGCGGCGAAAGGCCTAAGCTTTACCTCAGTTTCAAGGCCCGGACATCTTCGTCCACCCGAGCCGCCCAATCAGGCGGATCGGCGCCACCGCTCCCACCGGGGCGTCCTGGCAACCGGGTCCGCACTGCCCAATCAGGCAGGCGAGGCAAGCAGCGCCACAAGCGCCGATAGGGGACAGACAGCAAAAAGGGAGACCCCGCCGGTCTCCCTTTTTGCTATGCGCAGGGTTTTGCCGTTGACCAGAACAGCGGGGGATACGGTGCCATCTGAAAGCGCGGGTTGGGTGGGAGGGGGTAGTCGGTGATGGCACAACAGCATCGCTTTTGCCGCGACCGGGATTTACTCTGGGGGTGATCCGCCACCCGAGTGGATCGCCCTTCCAAGGAGGCAACATGCAGCGGACGATTAAACGGCTCCACACAATTACCCTGGGCTTGGCCTTATCACTGGCGGCCGCCCAGAGCTTTGCCGCCGGCGCTTTGGCGATCGACAGCAACCAGGGCGAGCAATTTGGCTTCTCTTACAATTACGCCGATTACGGCGAGGCCCAGCAGCGGGCGTTGGGTGAATGCGGTGGTAATTGTGAAGTCGTCCTGCAGTTCGCCGGCGAGTGCGCCGCCTATGCAGCCGACCAGCAGCAGGGTTCGAGCATCTATGGTTGGGCGACCGCCGGGTCCTCGGGCGGCGCGCAAAGCGGCGCCATCTCGCAGTGCCAATCCCGTGGTGGCAATAGCTGCACCGTGCGGACCTGGGGATGTGAAGGCTAACGCCTGCGCGGGGGCTAATCGGCAGGTGCTTTTAGACCTCGCAGCGCAAAAAAAAAAGGAGACCCGCCGGCCTCCCTTTGCTATGCGCAGGGTTGTGCGCCGGCTTACGCCAAGCCGCTCAGACGCAGCAACCACCAGATCAGAATCGCCACCTGCACGAGAAATCCGGCAAAGCGCAGCCAGACGAACAGCGGTGCAGTGCTGAGCAGATGCATCACCGTCTGGAACAGCCGCGCGCTGAGCAGGGTCAACGCTAGGGGATCGGTTAGCGCGGTCTGCCCGGCCTGCAAGGCATACAGCAGCACGCCCACCTGCAGCGGCAGGTTTTCCAGGCAGTTGGCATGCGCGCGCGCCAGACGTTGACCAAAGCCGGGCAGGTTGCTGCCGTCGGGCGCGAAGGCATTCACCGCCATTTTGCCGCTGAGCACCAGCAAGCCGCGCTGGTTGAGGATCAGCAAGGCCAGCAGCAGGCCCCAGGCGATCAGGCCGAGCAGGGCGATAGCGGTGGGTGAGAGGGTCATGGGCCGTTCCTTGTTTTTTGTGGTGCGCGGAGCATGCCGCCGCGCTTGGGATTGTTCTAGCGCACTGGCTAAGCGCTGGTCGACGCGGTGCCGTCGGCCTCGATCGGTTCGGCGTGGACCAGCACTTCGGCGCGCGGATAGCGCAGGTGAATCGCCGTTTCGACCTGATCGCACAGGGCGTGCGCTTGTTTCAGGGTCAGTTCGGCCGGCAGCTCCAGATGCAGTTGGACGAACCAATGGGTGCCGGAAACCCGCGTGCGCAGATCGTGGGCGCCGAGCACGCCGGGTACGCCGCAGGCAAGTTCGAGCATGCGCTCGCTGACATCGCTGGGCAGCTCCTCATCCATCAGTACGGCGACCGCCTCGCGGGTGATCTGCACCGCGCTCCAGAGGATGTAGAAGGCGATCCCCAGGGCGAACAGCGCGTCCAGCTGCGGCCAACCCAGCCCGCCAAGGACCAGGGCGAGCAGAATGCTGGCATTGAGCAAAAGGTCGGAACGGTAATGCAGCGAGTCGGCACGGATCGCCGTGGAGCCGGTCAGGCGGATCACCTTGTGTTGGAACAGCAGCAGCGCGACCGTCAGGGCTAGCGCCAGCAGCATCACCGCGATGCCCAGGCCGGTGGCGGCCAGCGCTTGCGGGTGCTGCAAGCGTTCGACCGCCTGCACGCCAATCAGCACGGCGCTGATGGCAATGAACAGCGCCTGGGCCATGCCGGCCAGCGCCTCGGCCTTGCCGTGGCCATAGCGGTGATCTTCATCGGCCGGGCGCAGGGCGTAATGCACGGCGAGCAGGTTGATCAGCGAGGCTGCGCCATCCAGCAACGAGTCGGTAAGCCCGGCGAGCAGACTGACCGAGCCGCTCAGCCACCAGGCCACGCCTTTGCTGACGATCAGGATGCACGCCACGCCCAGCGAGGCGAGAGTCGCCAGGCGCAGCAGGCGGACGTGGCGGTCGCTCAAAGGCATGCGGGATCGGCCGTGAAATAGATGTAATCCAGCTCCGGTGCGGGCTGGCCCATGGCGGTCAGCGCGGCCGTCGCCTGGCCACGATGATGGCTGCCGTGATTGACCAGATGGCTGACGATATCGGCCAGCCCGCGCTGCTGCTCGCCATTGCTGACGCTGCGATAGTGCAGGCTGGCGGCGAGGCTGTCGTCGTCCTGCGTGCTCAGCCACTGCTGCCAGGCGCGGAGCCCGGCGGCGAGGAACTCGGCGAGGCTTTCCAGGTCGCCGGCGGCCTCGGCATCCAGCCGCGTAAACGGCTGCGGCTCGCCGCGTACCCGCGCCAGCCACAGGCGATCGGCGACCGCCAGGTGATTGAGGGTGCCGTGCAGGCTGCCGAAAAACAGCCCGCAGGGTGCTCGGTAACTGGCCTCATCGAGCACCCGCAGGCTCGCCAGCAGGCGCCGGTTGGCCCAGCCGTTGTAGGCGAGCAGGCGCTCGAGGTGACAGGCCAGGCGGCGGGCCAAGTCAGGCGGCCGGCTGCAGGCCGAAGGCGGCCAGTTGTTGCAGGCTGCCGTGCTGCTGGACCAGGCGCAGATCGTCGAGCGGCAGATCGTGGCCGGTTTCCGCCTGGATCAGCGCCTTGAGCTTGAGCGGATCGACCTGACCGTTGGCGCCGATGGTCTGCTGCAGCTGCTCGGGCTCGACCTGCGCGGTTTGCCCGTCAGGCAAGTAAATGGCGCCAGTGGCGAAGTCGACGCCGAAGGCGATCAGGCCGGGAAGCACGTAGAACAGGATGCCGATCGCATTCAGGGCAGTGACCACCGGGTCGATCTTGCCTTCGATTTGTCCACGGCGATCGGGATAGAACAACGTGCCACAGGCGCTCAATTGAGTGAGCAGGGTGGCGACCAAAACACCGCCGATAACACGGGACTGCAAGCGCATAAGGACCTCCTGATTCAGATCGCGCAACTATATCAATTCACTCAGTACAAAACTGCCGGCAGACGGCGCTTTGCTTGCCTCTGCTGGAAGTAAGACCGCAGCAGATCGCGGCCGGTTCGTCGCTATAATCGCCGCTCTGTGTGGAGTCCCCAATGCTCGCGTTACCTATCGACAGCATCCTGCCCGCGTTGCGCGAGGCCCTCGCGCGGCGCCATGAGGCGGTGCTCGAAGCGCCGCCCGGCGCCGGCAAAACCACCCGCGTGCCTTTGGCGCTGCTCGACGAGCCGTGGTTGGCCGGGCAAACCATCGTGATGCTCGAACCGCGGCGCCTGGCGGCGCGGGCGGCGGCCGAGCGCCTGGCCAGCGAGCTGGGCGAGGTGGTCGGGGAAACGGTCGGCTATCGCATCCGCCTGGACAGCAAGGTCGGCCCGCGCACGCGCATCGAAGTGGTCACCGAAGGCATTCTCGCTCGCCGCTTGCAGGATGACCCGGCGCTCGAGGGCGTCGGCCTGGTGATTTTCGACGAGTTCCACGAACGCAGCCTGGATGCCGACCTGGCCCTGGCCTTGTGCCTCAACGGCCGCGAACTGCTGCGCGACGAGCCGCCGCTGAAGGTGCTGTTGATGTCGGCGACGCTGGAGGGCGAACGCCTGTCGGCGCTGCTCGACGCTGCGCCGGTGCTGCGCAGCGAAGGCCGCATGTTTCCGGTCGAGACGCAGTGGGGCGTGCCTTATCAGCCCGGCGAGGCGCTCGAGCCGAAAGTCGTGCAGACCGTCTTGCAAGCATTGGCCGAACAACCCGGCAGCCTGCTGGTGTTCCTCCCCGGCCAGGCGGAAATCCGCCGCGTGCACGAGCGCTTGGCCGAGGCGTTGGGCGAGCAGCGCGACATTCTGCTCTGCCCGTTGCATGGCGAACTCGAGTTGAGCGCCCAGCGCGCCGCCATCGAACCGGCGCCGGCGGGCCTGCGCAAGGTGGTGCTGGCGACCAATATTGCCGAGACCAGCCTGACCATCGACGGGGTGCGCGTGGTGGTCGATGCCGGATTGGCGCGCGTGCCGCGGTTCGATCCGGGCAGCGGCATGACCCGCTTGCTCACCCAGCGCATCTCGCGGGCCAGCGCCACGCAACGCGCCGGCCGCGCCGGACGCTTGCAGCCGGGGGTGTGCTACCGCTTGTGGTCGCAGGCCCAGCATGACCAGCTGGCGGCCTATGACAGCGCGGAAATCCTCCAGGCCGATCTGGCCGGGCTGGCCTTGCAACTGGCGCGCTGGGGCGTCAGCCCGGACGAGCTGGCGTGGCTGGATGCGCCGCCGGCGGCGGCTTACGCCCAGGCGCGCGACTTGCTGACACGCCTCGGCGCGCTGGATGAACGCGGCGTGCTCAGCGCTCATGGTCAGGCCATGGCCGGCTTGCCAACCCATCCGCGCCTCGCCCATCTGCTGCTGCGCGGCCAAGCGCTGGGGCTGGCAGCGCTGGCCTGCGATCTCGCCGCCCTGCTGGGCGAGCGCGACATTCTGCCCGGCGGGCAACGCAGTGGCGGCGCCGATTTGCACAGCCGTTTGGCACTGCTCCACGGCAGCGAGCGGGGCCGGGCGCAGGGCGCGATTCAACGAGTCCGGCAAGTGGCCCGGCAACTGCGCAACTTGCTGCCGAAGACGACGGTCATGGCGCCGGCCGATGCGCATGATCCGCATTGGCTCGGCGCCTTGCTGGCCTTCGCCTATCCCGACCGCATCGCCCAGCAGCGCCGTGCCGGCGGTGGCGACTATCGACTGGCGAATGGCCGCGCGGCGCAGTTCGGCGAGCCGGATGCGTTGATGAAGCAGCAATGGCTGGTGATTGCCGACCTCGGCAGCCGTCAGGGGCAGCGCGAGGAGCGCATTTATCTGGCGGCCGATCTCGATCCGGCGCTGTTCGACAGCGTGCTCGCCGAGCAGGTGAGCAACCGCGACGAGCTGGACTGGGACGAGCGCGAAGGCGTGCTGCGCGCCGAGCGGCAGCGCAAGGTCGGCGAGCTGGTACTCAGCCGCGAGCCCTTGACCGGCCTCGACGAAGCCGCGCGTGGCCGGGCCTTGCTCGGGCTGGTGCGGCGCAAGGGCCTGGAGCTGTTGCCGTGGACCCCGGAACTGCGCCAGTGGCAGGCGCGCCTGGCCCTGCTGCGCGGTCTCGATCTGGCCCGGCAGCCGGCTAGCGACTGGCCGGACGTCAGCGATGCGGCGCTGCTCGCCAACCTGGAAGAATGGCTGCTGCCCTATCTGGGCAAGGTCAGCCGCCTCAGCCACTTTGCCAGCCTCGATCTGCCCGGCATGCTGGCTGGCTTGCTGCCCTGGCCACTGCCGCAGCGGCTCGACGAGTTGGCGCCGAAAAGTCTCAGCGTGCCGTCCGGCTCGCAGATTCGTGTCGATTATCAGGAGCAGCCGCCGGTGCTGGCGGTGCGTTTGCAGGAGTTGTTCGGCCTGGCCGACACGCCGCGCATCGCGGGCGGCCGGCAAGTGGTCAAGCTGCATCTGCTCTCGCCGGCGCGCCGCCCGGTACAGGTCACCCAGGATCTGGCGAGTTTCTGGGCTAACACCTACCTGGAGGTCAAGAAAGACCTCAAGGGGCGCTACCCGAAGCACTATTGGCCGGACGATCCGCTGGTCGCCGAACCCACGGCGCGGGTCAAGCCGCGGCGTTGATTGACCGGATTGCCAGGCGTGCTGAGGTCTTCACCGGCTTCCAGCAGCGTCTGGTAGGCCTGGTCCAGATCGTCGAGGAGCTTCTGCGCATTGGGCTGAGCGCGCGAAACCTGAAAGTGGATGAACAAGCGCTCGACTTCGACATGCGCCGGCATTGGCACAGCCAGGGTCTCAGCCGCCTGGTCGACGACCACCGAATAGTCGAGCAGGTAATCGCCCCGCTGGCGTAGGAGCATTTCCAACGCCGCGCTATGCGTGCGGGTGCGATGCTGAATGATGTGCAGGCTGGGGTCATCCAGATAGCGATTGATCACTGGCGAGTACTTGTAACCGCCGATCATCACCACTTCGCGGCCGATCAGATCAACCGGAACCTGCGGTGCAGGCGTGTCGGCGCGGTAATACAGGTTGAGCGCTAATTGGCTGATTTTGTGGCGGCCCAGCAGCACATGCTCGGTGAGTGCCGATTTGGGGGGACCGACCCAGACCTGCACGCTGCCATCCTGGATCCCGGCATACAGCCGGGCACTCGGCATCACGCGGGCATCCATGGGATAGCCTGCCTGATGGAAAACCTTGTGCATCACCTCGACCAAGGGACCCTGCGGTTTACCCTCGGCATCGGTGTAGATCGATGGCGGAAAATCATAGAACCCGACGATCACCGGCGGTGCGGCAGCGGCGAACGTAGGGGTGGTGTGGAGTGCGGGTAGTAGGCAGAGCAAAGACATCAAGTACGCAATACGCATGGACACCATAGCGGCCTGTGGCCGTCTTTTTGCAGGATGCCCATGCAGTATGTGCAGGGCTTTTGGCGTTTGGCCAGCCCCGTCAGGTACGTTTCGTCAGTGTGGCGCCGGCAGGAGGAAGCGGCCGATCAATGGCAAGTGATCGGAGATCTGCAGGGTGTCTTTCTGGCGCACGTTGGCGGCCAGCCGGGTCAGTTGCGGGCTGTGGAACAGGTAGTCGAGGGTCCGGTCCGGCCCGTCGATTTGCGGGTCGTTGGGAAAGTGGGTGTACCAGGCGGCCTGTTCGCGCCCGTTGGCTTCGTCGAGGCTGGGGATCATCGGGTACTTGTGCGCCAGCTCGGTAAATTCGCTGGCCGCGGAGTACCAGCGGCGTTGCCGCTCGGGCAGCTTGTCGAATTGGCCGGGCGGTAGCAGGTTGAGGTCGCCAGCGAACACCCAGGGCGTTTTTTCCGCCTCCAGCTGATTGAGCAGACTGCTACTCATGGCGATCTGCCGCTGCAGGGTGTCATCGCCCTGGGCGAAGGCATCCAGATGGGTATTGATCAGCGCGACCTGACCGCCGCCGCGAATCGGCAGGTAATTGACCAGCAAGGCGCGTTTCAGGTTGAACTGCCGGCTGATCGGGTCGGCAGCGGGCAGCGGCAGCTGCAGGCGTTCGGCACGGCTGATCGGATAGCGGCTGAGGGTGGCGAGCTTCATGCCAATACTGCCGAGAATCTTCGGGTGCGGCACGAACGCCGCCTTCCAGTAGAACGCCTGGGTGCTGCACGGATACAGATCGCTGAGGCGTTCGTGCAGCAGGCCGAGCTGGTCCTGATAGTCGGTGGCCTTGCTGCCTTCGTGCAGCTCCTGCAGGAGCACCACATCCGGCGCCTCGTCGCGGATCACCCGGGCCACCTCGTCGAGCGTATAGGCCAGGTCCTCGGCGGTCGGCCGCAGGTCCGGGCCACTGCCGTCGGCCAGGTCGTACCAGAACACATAGCGTTTGCCGGCCAGGTACTGGACGTTCCAGGTCATCACCTTGAGCGCCTGGCCGGGCAGCATCGCCTGCGGCTGGCTGCTGCAACTGATCGGCACGTTTTCGCGTGGCGCGGGATGCCAGGTGATGATGTAGACCAGGGCGAACAGGCTGGTAGCGATAATCAACAGGCTGAAGAGGATTGGGCGAAGCACGCGAGACAAGGTCATAAGCAGGGTCGGTCAGGGGCTTGGGCTATGCTGAAAGTCGTAGGGAGCATAGCTGAGAGCCCGGTCCGTCCCCAACCTGTCCATGAGGAGCGCCATGATGAGCGAAGTAGTGATTGCCCAGCGCGGTCCTTTCGCGGTCGAGGTCTGCGCCGGTCAGGATTACTTCTGGTGCCGCTGCGGGCGCAGTGCCAATCAGCCGTTTTGCGACGGCTCGCACAAGGGCAGCGGGATCGTGCCATTGAAGTTCCACGCAGAGACGGACGAGACCTTGTTCCTGTGCGGTTGCAAACATACCCATTCGCCGCCGTGCTGCGACGGTACGCATAACAGCCTGTAGAGCCTGTTTACGATCTCGCGAGCTAGAGTCAAACAAGGCGCAACGCAGCGAAGCGGAGTAACAGCCGAAGGCTGGCCCGTAGGGCGAGCGTAGTGAGTAAAACGGTTGAGGAAGCGGAGTTTACGAGTTGTAAATGAGCATGACTCGCTCCGCTCGCCCTTCGGGCCGCGCTAAAGCGCGTTAGCAGCAAGCTGCTTTCCGAAACCGTTTTCAACGCAGGTTGACCGACGCGCAGCAGATCGTAGACAGGTTCTAACGCCGCAGCGCACGAGGGGACGCATGTACCGCAAGGTTTTCGCCAGCAAGGTCTTCGAACGCAAAGTCGTGGTGGTCACTGGCGGCTGTGCGGGGATTGGCCGGGCGCTGGTCTTGCGCATGGCCCAGGCCGGAGCGCGGTTGGCGGTGCTCGATCTCGATCAGCACGAACTGGACAGCCTGACCCAACATCTCGCCGATCACCTCAACTGCGAAGCCCTCGGCCTGGGCTGCGACGTCGCCGACGCCGAAGCGGTGAGTAAGGCGATCGCCCGGGTGATCGAGCGTTTCGGCGGCATCGATGTGCTGGTCAACAACGCCGGCATCACCCACCGCAGCACGTTTGCCGACACCGAACTGGCGGTGTTCCAGCGGGTCATGGCGGTCAATTACTTCGGCGCCCTGCATTGCACGCGGGCGGCGTTGCCCAGCCTGCTGCAGCGCCAGGGGCAGATCATCGTGCTCAGTTCGCTGTCGGGCTTTACCCCGCTGCTCTATCGCAGCGCTTACAACGCCAGCAAGCATGCGCTGCACGGCCTGTTCGATACCTTGCGCTACGAGATCAAGGGCTCGGGGGTCAACGTCATGCTGGTGTGTCCGGGCTTCACCGCCACCGACTTGCGCAAGAACGCGCTGGTCGGCGACGGCTCGCTGACCCGTCAGCCGCCGCTGGCGGTGGGTAAGGTGGCCAGTGCCCAGGACGTCGCCGAGGCGATCTATCAAGGCGCGCTGCGCCGGCGCCGTCTGCTGGTGCTGTCGAATGTCGATTGGCGGGCGCGCCTGCTGGCGCGCTTTTTCCCGCGGCTGTTCGAGCGAGTGCTGTTGCCACGGATTTCCGGGCTCAAGCCGCAGAGCAGGCGCTAGCCGCGCCAGGCCTATGGTTCGGCGGCGCGCTCGGGCGTGGCGAGCATGAACAGGCGGAAGACCACCACGCTGGCGAACAGCTGCAGAAAACCGCGCAGGCAGTCGAGGATCAGCACCGGGATATCGCCCCAGGCCTTTAGCTCGGGAAAGCTCCTAGCATCCAGCAACCACAGCGGCAGCATCACGGTCAGCACGCACGCCGAGATCGTCACGAAGTGCCCCTGGGTCAGGCGGAAGCTTTCCCGCATGGCCGCCAGCGGGGTCAGCCTGTCGAGCACCAGCAGGTATTCGGCGAAGGCAATCTTGATCATCACCCACAGCCCGGGAAGGATGAACAGCGAGGCGCCGGCCATGATCAGCACAGTGCTCAGCGCCGACAGCACCGCGAAGCGCGGCCACAGCTGCAACGCCATCGCCAGCAAGTCGCGATAGCGCACCGTCAGGCCCCGGCTGCGGGTGTCGACGAAGAGGATCAGCGCGCCGGTATACAGCGGATAGAACAGCAGGCTGGTGACCAGCTCATAGGCCGGCGACGGGTCAGCGGTCAGCGTGCCGACCAGCAGGTAGCGGGTCAGCGATTCGAGCACCAGCAAGGGCAGGCACAGCACGGCGATAGCGCCCATATGGCGGGCGAAGAAGTACCAGGAGTCACGAAGGATCGGGAGCGGATTCATCGACAGGTTCGCAGCGAAAGCAGGGCGTCACTGTAGCCGATGGCTAAAGTCGGTTCCAACTTGGCGCGCGCTGGTGGATGTCATCCGCGTGATATCGCGACGGTCCTCGATTGCCAGGAGCGTCTTGCGGGGCAGGGCAGCCGCTTGGGTCTTCCAGGCGCTTTTGCGGTTTCCCGTCCGGCGATGGACAGCGCCGCTGCAGATTTCGGCATACTGCTGGGTATTCCCACCCGCAAGGATTTCTCGGTGAAGAAAATCGCCGTATTCGCCGATGTGCAGAACCTCTATTACACCGTGCGCCAGGCCCATGGCTGCCACTTCAACTATGCCGCGCTGTGGGCGGATATCAGTGCGCGCGGACAGATCGTCGAGGCCTACGCCTACGCCATCGAGCGCGGCGATGCCAAGCAGCAGCAGTTCCAGCAGATCCTGCGCAACATCGGTTTCACGGTGAAGCTCAAGCCGTTCATCCAGCGCAGCGACGGCTCGGCCAAGGGCGATTGGGACGTCGGCATCACCATCGACATCATGGAAGCCGCGCCACGCGTCGATGAAATCGTCCTGGCCTCTGGCGATGGCGACTTCGCCATCCTGCTCGACAAGGTGCGCGCCCGCGATGGCGTCGAAGCCAGCGTGTACGGCGTCGAGGCGCTGACCGCGCAGGCGTTGGTGCGCTCGGCCAGTCGTTATGTGCCGATCCAAGGGAGCTTGCTGCTCAAAAATTGAGCATGGCGCCCTTTTAGGAGCGGATTTATCCGCGAGCCGGGGGATAACGGCGCGGCCAACCCCTTCGCGAATGAATTCGCTCCTACCAATTCCTTCCTCAGATCATCGTTTATCAATTTGCCGAGATTCACGCGTGGAACCGATTGCCGTCATCGACTTTGAAACCACCGGTATCAGCCCCGGTCCGAATGGCCGCGCCACCGAGATCGCCGCAGTGATCGTCGAGGACGGGCGCATCGTCGCCCGTTACCAGAGCCTGATGAACAGCGGCGCCTGGGTGCCGCCGTTCATCGAGCAGCTCACCGGCATCAGTAATGCCATGTTGCGCAGCGCGCCGCCGGCCGCCGAGGTGATGCAGCAGGTCGCCGAGTTCGTCGGCGTCACACCGCTGGTGGCGCATAACGCGGCGTTCGACCAGAAGTTCTGGGATGCGGAACTGGGCCTGATTCGGCGCAAGCGTCAGCAGGCCTTCGCCTGTTCGCTGCTGCTGGCCCGCCGGCTGTTGCCGGAGGCGCCCAACCACAAGCTCGGCACGCTGAATCGCTGGGCGCACCTGCCGGATACCGGCCGCGCGCACCGAGCCCTGGCCGACGCCGAAATGGCCGCCAACCTGACCCTGCATCTGGCCGCGCGACTGCGCGACCAGCATGGCCTGCGCGAGGTTTCCCACGACCTGCTGTGCAGCTTGCAGAAAGTCCCGGCGGCGAAGATCGGCGCCGCCCTGAGCAAAATCCGCGGCGCCTGAGCCACATGGCGCGACGGTGGAGTAGGGCGGACTCAGGAGCGCAAAGCCTAGTCCGCCGCGTGCGGGCGGCGGCGTACTGCTTTGCGAGTACGCCCTACGAGCGAGCAGGGTGCGGTTCCAGGCTACGGCAGGATCACCAGATGATTGGGCAGCTCGTTGCGTGAATGGGTGGCGGGCAGCTGTACCTTGAGGTGTTCGCCGCAGGCCTGAATGCACTCGAGAAAACCCTGCAGGGTCTGGCCTTCTTTCAGTCGCTGGGTGAAGGCCGCGACGATCGCCTCCCAGGTCGGGTCGGGCAAACGACTGGAAATCCCTCGGTCGACCAGAATTTCCACATAGCGCTCGGCCTCCGAGACGAAGATCAGCATGCCGGTCTCACCGCTGGTGTGGTGCAGGTTGTGCTCGAGGAACTGCCGGCGCGCCAGGTTCGCGGCGCGCCAGTGGCGAATGTGGCGAGGCACCAGGCGGGTCATCAGCGCCGGAATGCGAAATAGCAGGCCGAGGCCGATAAAGGTCGCCCACTGCACGGCCAGCAGTTCGTGGGTGCTCAGCCAGCCGGCCTGGTAGTTGATCGCGCCGGGCACCAGCAACGCCACCACACTGGCCCAGAGCAGCGGGATATAGGTGTAATCGTCGGCCCGCGGCGCCAGGACGGTGACCAGTTCGGCATCCGTGTCGCGCTCGACCCGGGCGATCGCCTCGGCGACCTGTTGTTGTTCACTAGCACTCAATAAAGCCATGAAATTCGTGTACTCGTTGGAGTGAATTACCAGCCGCCCGAAGCGCCGCCGCCACCAAAACCGCCGCCACCGCCGCCAAAACCACCACCGCCGCCAAAGCCGCCACCACCACCGCCACCGCGACCCAGGCCAGAACCCAGCAGCCCGCCGAGCAGCAGGCCGCCCAGCCCACCGCCTCTGCCGCCTCTGCCGCCCCGGCCGAACATGCTGATGACGATGATC is from Pseudomonas sp. LS44 and encodes:
- the hrpB gene encoding ATP-dependent helicase HrpB; the protein is MLALPIDSILPALREALARRHEAVLEAPPGAGKTTRVPLALLDEPWLAGQTIVMLEPRRLAARAAAERLASELGEVVGETVGYRIRLDSKVGPRTRIEVVTEGILARRLQDDPALEGVGLVIFDEFHERSLDADLALALCLNGRELLRDEPPLKVLLMSATLEGERLSALLDAAPVLRSEGRMFPVETQWGVPYQPGEALEPKVVQTVLQALAEQPGSLLVFLPGQAEIRRVHERLAEALGEQRDILLCPLHGELELSAQRAAIEPAPAGLRKVVLATNIAETSLTIDGVRVVVDAGLARVPRFDPGSGMTRLLTQRISRASATQRAGRAGRLQPGVCYRLWSQAQHDQLAAYDSAEILQADLAGLALQLARWGVSPDELAWLDAPPAAAYAQARDLLTRLGALDERGVLSAHGQAMAGLPTHPRLAHLLLRGQALGLAALACDLAALLGERDILPGGQRSGGADLHSRLALLHGSERGRAQGAIQRVRQVARQLRNLLPKTTVMAPADAHDPHWLGALLAFAYPDRIAQQRRAGGGDYRLANGRAAQFGEPDALMKQQWLVIADLGSRQGQREERIYLAADLDPALFDSVLAEQVSNRDELDWDEREGVLRAERQRKVGELVLSREPLTGLDEAARGRALLGLVRRKGLELLPWTPELRQWQARLALLRGLDLARQPASDWPDVSDAALLANLEEWLLPYLGKVSRLSHFASLDLPGMLAGLLPWPLPQRLDELAPKSLSVPSGSQIRVDYQEQPPVLAVRLQELFGLADTPRIAGGRQVVKLHLLSPARRPVQVTQDLASFWANTYLEVKKDLKGRYPKHYWPDDPLVAEPTARVKPRR
- a CDS encoding DinB family protein, translated to MARRLACHLERLLAYNGWANRRLLASLRVLDEASYRAPCGLFFGSLHGTLNHLAVADRLWLARVRGEPQPFTRLDAEAAGDLESLAEFLAAGLRAWQQWLSTQDDDSLAASLHYRSVSNGEQQRGLADIVSHLVNHGSHHRGQATAALTAMGQPAPELDYIYFTADPACL
- a CDS encoding ABC transporter substrate-binding protein — protein: MRIAYLMSLLCLLPALHTTPTFAAAAPPVIVGFYDFPPSIYTDAEGKPQGPLVEVMHKVFHQAGYPMDARVMPSARLYAGIQDGSVQVWVGPPKSALTEHVLLGRHKISQLALNLYYRADTPAPQVPVDLIGREVVMIGGYKYSPVINRYLDDPSLHIIQHRTRTHSAALEMLLRQRGDYLLDYSVVVDQAAETLAVPMPAHVEVERLFIHFQVSRAQPNAQKLLDDLDQAYQTLLEAGEDLSTPGNPVNQRRGLTRAVGSATSGSSGQ
- a CDS encoding MAPEG family protein → MTLSPTAIALLGLIAWGLLLALLILNQRGLLVLSGKMAVNAFAPDGSNLPGFGQRLARAHANCLENLPLQVGVLLYALQAGQTALTDPLALTLLSARLFQTVMHLLSTAPLFVWLRFAGFLVQVAILIWWLLRLSGLA
- a CDS encoding cation diffusion facilitator family transporter translates to MPLSDRHVRLLRLATLASLGVACILIVSKGVAWWLSGSVSLLAGLTDSLLDGAASLINLLAVHYALRPADEDHRYGHGKAEALAGMAQALFIAISAVLIGVQAVERLQHPQALAATGLGIAVMLLALALTVALLLFQHKVIRLTGSTAIRADSLHYRSDLLLNASILLALVLGGLGWPQLDALFALGIAFYILWSAVQITREAVAVLMDEELPSDVSERMLELACGVPGVLGAHDLRTRVSGTHWFVQLHLELPAELTLKQAHALCDQVETAIHLRYPRAEVLVHAEPIEADGTASTSA
- a CDS encoding Lrp/AsnC family transcriptional regulator: MNKLDRYDLNILAELQRDARISNQELAERIGLSPSPCSRRVKQLEDDGYIVRQVALLDRKKLGLSLTAFVLIGMDRHTPERFEHFQEVIRKCPEVLECSLVTGMDADYQLKVVVPDMDHYQKLLLGTLTRIEGVSSVRSSFVLDHVMSSTELPLQHLRS
- a CDS encoding polyribonucleotide nucleotidyltransferase, translating into MRLQSRVIGGVLVATLLTQLSACGTLFYPDRRGQIEGKIDPVVTALNAIGILFYVLPGLIAFGVDFATGAIYLPDGQTAQVEPEQLQQTIGANGQVDPLKLKALIQAETGHDLPLDDLRLVQQHGSLQQLAAFGLQPAA
- a CDS encoding DUF4189 domain-containing protein, with amino-acid sequence MQRTIKRLHTITLGLALSLAAAQSFAAGALAIDSNQGEQFGFSYNYADYGEAQQRALGECGGNCEVVLQFAGECAAYAADQQQGSSIYGWATAGSSGGAQSGAISQCQSRGGNSCTVRTWGCEG